A stretch of Bradyrhizobium diazoefficiens DNA encodes these proteins:
- a CDS encoding methyl-accepting chemotaxis protein, producing the protein MASFRFRIGTKLGLTASAGVLLVGGMLANQLVRNEQIADLSRLVVINTANKANAQGAELAVTRARLAMAEIGSAFSADGLAKHLVVLRSSIAGAMTEISAALERSKRAEAKELCREVKVLLDASLKAGSDLGEARGTAVAEFAAASQIEEAWNKTLEKLLASPAIAASQNRLNIGVELREADALFKAVSAADWRFTATGDVEQKDRVFGRADATIRVLKQVRQSAGDKDIADGIDALAALAGRYKSATGAAVKAEETKRRILDERVLPAAKEITTRIDKLVSANNEYTALRQSQLMAALEQATQISLAVGVLVILVLAGSALFSVLSIARPIRRIGEVLLQLAGGNKAVEIPYTARGDEVGDNARAARTFRDNLIRIEQMEAEQKDQEAAAAARRKQEMMQLAGAFEDAVGGIINSVSSASQQLESAAGTLSGTAEETEQLSGMVAAASEEASANVGAVASAAEEMSASVVEIGRQVHDSSRIAGEAVMQAERTDVRINELLKAAGRIGDVVKLITAIAEQTNLLALNATIEAARAGESGRGFAVVASEVKALAAQTARATDEISAQIAGMQTATEDSVGAIKEIGATIARISDISTTIAATIEEQGTATAEIARNVSEAAKGTVEVADKIAQVSHGASATGSASTQVLASARSLSTESGRLKNEVAKFLDTVRAA; encoded by the coding sequence ATGGCTTCGTTCAGGTTTCGCATCGGTACAAAGTTGGGACTGACCGCGAGTGCGGGGGTCCTTCTCGTCGGCGGCATGCTCGCCAACCAGCTCGTTCGCAACGAGCAGATCGCGGACCTGAGCCGACTGGTGGTCATCAACACCGCCAACAAGGCCAATGCCCAGGGCGCCGAGCTCGCAGTGACGCGTGCACGCCTGGCCATGGCGGAAATCGGATCTGCATTCTCCGCCGACGGCCTCGCCAAACATCTCGTCGTGCTGCGCAGCTCCATCGCCGGCGCCATGACCGAAATAAGCGCCGCATTGGAGCGGTCCAAGCGCGCCGAGGCCAAAGAGCTCTGTCGCGAGGTCAAGGTCCTGCTCGACGCCTCTCTGAAGGCCGGCAGCGATCTTGGTGAGGCTCGTGGTACCGCCGTCGCCGAGTTCGCCGCGGCAAGCCAGATCGAGGAGGCCTGGAACAAAACGCTCGAGAAACTGCTGGCGTCGCCCGCAATCGCCGCATCGCAGAACCGGCTCAACATCGGGGTCGAGTTGCGCGAAGCCGACGCGTTATTCAAGGCGGTCAGCGCTGCCGATTGGCGTTTCACGGCAACGGGCGACGTCGAGCAGAAGGACCGTGTCTTCGGACGCGCCGACGCCACGATCCGCGTCTTGAAACAGGTCCGTCAGTCCGCCGGCGACAAGGACATCGCGGACGGTATCGACGCGCTCGCCGCACTCGCCGGACGCTACAAGTCGGCAACCGGCGCAGCCGTGAAGGCGGAGGAAACCAAGAGACGCATTCTCGACGAGCGGGTGCTTCCGGCCGCCAAGGAAATCACTACGCGCATCGACAAGCTGGTCTCAGCCAACAACGAATACACGGCGCTGCGGCAGAGTCAGCTCATGGCCGCGCTGGAACAGGCGACCCAGATCAGCCTGGCCGTCGGCGTCCTCGTCATCCTGGTTCTGGCCGGCTCCGCGTTGTTTTCGGTGCTGAGCATCGCCCGGCCGATCCGGCGCATCGGCGAAGTGCTGCTGCAACTCGCCGGCGGCAACAAGGCCGTCGAGATTCCCTACACCGCGCGCGGCGACGAGGTCGGCGACAATGCCCGCGCGGCCCGCACCTTCCGGGACAATCTGATCCGCATCGAGCAGATGGAAGCCGAGCAGAAGGATCAGGAGGCCGCAGCCGCCGCGCGGCGCAAGCAGGAGATGATGCAGCTCGCCGGCGCGTTCGAGGACGCGGTTGGCGGCATTATCAACTCGGTTTCGTCGGCCTCCCAGCAGCTCGAATCCGCCGCCGGCACGCTGTCGGGGACCGCAGAGGAGACCGAGCAGCTCTCCGGAATGGTGGCCGCAGCCTCCGAGGAGGCGTCCGCCAATGTCGGAGCCGTGGCATCCGCCGCTGAGGAAATGAGCGCGTCGGTCGTCGAGATCGGCCGCCAGGTCCACGATTCCAGCCGCATCGCCGGCGAGGCGGTGATGCAGGCCGAACGTACCGACGTCCGGATCAACGAGTTGCTCAAGGCTGCGGGCCGGATCGGCGACGTCGTCAAATTGATCACCGCGATTGCGGAGCAGACCAACCTGCTGGCGTTGAACGCCACCATCGAAGCGGCGCGCGCCGGCGAGTCCGGTCGCGGATTCGCCGTGGTGGCGAGCGAGGTCAAGGCGCTCGCGGCCCAAACCGCGCGGGCGACCGACGAGATCAGTGCACAGATCGCCGGCATGCAGACTGCGACTGAAGATTCCGTCGGCGCGATCAAGGAGATCGGCGCGACCATCGCCAGGATTTCAGACATCTCGACCACGATTGCGGCCACCATCGAGGAGCAGGGCACCGCGACCGCCGAGATCGCACGTAACGTCAGTGAAGCCGCCAAGGGCACGGTCGAAGTCGCAGACAAGATCGCCCAGGTCAGTCACGGCGCCAGCGCCACCGGCTCGGCTTCGACGCAGGTGCTGGCATCCGCGCGTTCACTCTCGACCGAGAGTGGCCGCCTCAAGAACGAGGTCGCGAAATTCCTCGATACGGTGCGGGCCGCCTGA